From the genome of bacterium:
AAAACATAAACTCCACAAACGGTGAATCCACAAAGTGAAAGTGACAGGAATCCATTCATCATACAGCGGCCCCGGAAAATAGCCCCAAAAAACACTATAAACATAGATCGGCACATGCCATTGTAACCAAAAAATATTCAGTATGGCGGAAAGAATGATAACAGACACAGCGGCTATCCAAACGCCTTTTCCGAACAATACGGCGAGGAGATGCCCGACGCTCCAGCCGACCAACGACGCGCTTACAGGCAATAACAAAAATAATTGTAACCCTCTTGTCAAAGAACACGTTTCACAAAAAAATAAAAAAAATAATACAATGATAAGCGGCGTTATAAGACTAAGACAAATTATGCACAGTGTGTATTTAAAAATATAGAGATTACTCTTTCGTATTTCAATAACAATCTCTTCCGTTCTGCCTGTAATTCCTGAAATCTGGACGCGTTCGACTGCGATTGAAATTCCCATTGCCGTCAGAAAAACAATTACCCCAAACGTCTCATTAAATTCGTAGTCAAAGTCACGAAACAACGGAATAAACATCAACCCGGCGGCAACCACTGCAGGAAGCGCGCTTAAAACTAACAACACCTTGGATTTACGCAATAGGACCAGGCTATTTAGAAGTATCGGTCTCATTAATATCGTGCAGCCTCATGGTTTCAATAAAATTTATTATATTAAACAAACGTTTATCGGATAATTTGGACGGCGCGTAAACTATAATAGAGTTGCTTCGAATACCTCTTTTTACAGATAGACGGTACTCCACCGGATATTTGGTTTCAAATTTTGTCATCGTCTCAAGATTCCATATATGATTATTTTCCATAATCTGCCATAAGTCTATGTATTGGTTTTCCGTTAATCGAAATGGCCGCTGATTATATAAGGCTGTAATGGCATTGCCGGATTTGATAATTCGTATCTGTACCGAATCAATAGCGTTGGTAAGACGATCGTATTTTTTAAGACTAATTTCCGAATTAATTTCCATGACGGGAATGGACGGAAAATGCAAATCAAATTGATCAAGGCAAAACGTTGCCAATTCCTGCATATACACATTCTCGGATACGCCCATAACAGAAAAAGAATGTTCTCGAAGGCTGTCTTTCACTGTAAACTGATAGGCATTGCCGTCGGTTCGCCGGCCAATCAAATTTTCCTGTTCCCATATATTTGCCTTCTTGATCAGCGATGCAAATTCTGCGAACGCTTTCTTTTCAACCTGGACCGTATCCAACATCTGTCTTCGCACAACGCCGTTTTCACGATAGTCCGGAATGGACGAGTTTTCTTGAATCCGCTGAATATAAATCAGGCCGATTTGATCGGAATACGGATCACGACAAATGTTCAGGGATACTTTGAAGGGTTTCGCAGGATTATTGATGATAAGATTCAGATGAAACGACGGGTCACCGATCGTTTCATCCGGGCCGCATGAATTGATAAGCAGTAAACTACATGAATAAATTAAAAAAACATTTTTCAATCAACGCTGCTCCAATACGTCATTAACCCAGCTTAACGCCGCCATCATGGAAGGAAATCCTATAGTGGTCAAAGATAGAATGACCGCTTGCCGTATTTCAACGGCTGACGCGCCTGCCTCTAATGACTTACGTGTATGGGAATGAACGGCCCCTTCGTGTTTAAGTCCGATGGAAATGCCCAATTTGATCAGCGCCCGTGTTTTGGGATTCAAGGGGCCTACTTTTTTTGCCTCGTTAGAGAGATTCGTATAATGCTCGGCTACCTCAGGATAATTTTTCAAGAATTTGGAATAATGTGAAGGTAATTTAGGTGACCGCGTTTTTTTCTTTTTCATAAATCCTCCTATTCAAATTTATAATCGATTTTTGTAGCCTGTTGCGCTTTGACTCGGACGGTAATTTCATAATACTTTCGAAATTTGGAATGCACCAGCCTCACTTTATAAAATCCCGGCTTCACTTCTTTGAGCGCCGGGGTGATTTGTCCGTATTCTCTAACAGTATTCAAATAAATATCAGCACCGGGCGGGTCGGTCGTCAGTTCTAAAAAACCGTTAGGGTATGAAAACACAACCGCGCTCTCGGTAGTGTCGTCCTTTGCTACTTTTACAGTCTGAGTTTTCTTTTCATTTTTATAAACGGCTTTAATTTTATGCGAACTTGCTAATAAACCGTCAATTTGCAATGGCGTTTTCCCTTCGGCTTGTTCCTGCTCGTCCAAATACACATCGGCGCCTGACGGGTTTGATTTGATAAGAAGCGATCCATACGTCGGCTTCAACGAGTCAATGAGTTCTAGAGTCTCCTCAGCAGTGACAGTGATATTCTTAGCCCATTCTTCGTATCCGTCCGCGTGAATCAATATTTTCTTTTCACCAACATCCAGGCTGTACTTATTTTCTTTGTAATTCCGGTTTAGCCTTTTTCCGTCCACGAGAATATACGCGTTTTCAGGATAGACTTTTTCGAGAGAAACAAATCCGCGCATTCTATCGAGAGTGAGATCCGTGCGGGTCAATCTGCTTTTCCTCAGCGAAACGTCTCTGCGTTTAATGAGATGATCTTCTTTCGAAAAAATAAAAGTATATTTCCCCGCAGGAAATATCAAACTGTCAATCGGCGTATAACCTAGAAATTTGCCGTAACTGGTTTCAACCTTAACCATTGCTGGAACTGAAACAATGGAAACGTAGGATGTATCCACGCCGCTTGGAATTTCAACCGGCAGTAATTTCAAATGTGCATCAATGTTTTTGGTTTCGCCCTTTCCAAAAATAATTGCCGTCTCATACGGCTGGTAATTCTCGCGTGTCGCGTATACCCGGTGTTCCCCGACGCTGATACTGTCAATCTCCAAAATGGGACCGGACATATTGTATTGCTGATCATCGATGAGTACCGCCGCATCAGGAACGTTTAGTTTCATCCTCAAAGAGGCCGGCTTCTCATCGCTCAACGCTTTGGCTAGTTTGGACTCTCCGTTAGATTGTGTAAAAATCATGGAGAGGCACACGATCGTGGCAATCACAGCCCAGAAAAAAGAAATCATTGAAAAGATGCGGTTGCCGAACCACTCGTAAAATTTTCCGAAAAGCGATTGTAAAATAATTTGTTCGCCGGTGCGAAACAATAATTTGGTTCTGGAGAAGGCAACCGTACGATTTGCTTTGATATGCTTAAGGACTTCTTCCAATTCCCCTATATTTTGGAACCGGTCGTCCGGGTTTTTGGCCAGGCTCTTCAATATCACATCGTTCAGGCCGTCTTGTAATCCTGGATTTACAATGGAAGGCGGTATCGGATTTTCGTTGACAACCCGGTATAATATTTCTGTAAGATTCTTTCCGGGAAATGCCTTTTCGCTTGTAAGAAATTCGTAAAATACCGTCCCAAGAGAAAAAATATCGGACCGGTGATCCACAGATTTTCCGGTTATCTGTTCCGGCGACATGTAGCCCGGCGTACCGAGGATCGTCCCCATGACGGTCGTTGTCGACGCCACGGCTTTTGCAATACCAAAATCAGTTATCTTCGGGTGTCCGTCCTGCGTGACTATGATGTTGCCCGGTTTGATATCCCGGTGAATAATCCCGTGCTTATGGGCATAACTCAAACCGTCACAAATTTGAATGATAATATCTAATTTTTGCGCAGGCGTGTATTCAACCGATTTCTGGATAATTTCTTCGAGAGTTTTACCATTCACAAATTCCATTGCAATATACGAAATTCCCTGATCCTCTTCCGCGTCGTATATAGCTACGATATTCGGATGCATGAGCTTTCCGGCCAGTTTTGACTCGTAGATAAAACGTTCCTGAAATTGCTTGGCCTGCTCTTCGCTGAGTCCGGAATGGATGTTTAATGCCTTAATCGCTATAGCGCGGTCGATTCTCGGGTCAACGGCCTTGTACACAATTGCCATCGCTCCTTGCCCAAGTACATCCTCTATTTGATAACGTCCGAGGCTTGATATTTTAGTTTCTGTGGTCATGAAAATTAGTCCTGTATCAATCGAATAATATAATCTACCTGCTCTTCCGGTGTCATATTTGAATTATCAATTACCATCGCATCGGCAGGTTTGACAAGCGGGCTTTCATCGCGGTTTTCATCAAAAGAATCGCGGGCATTAATTTCTTCCGCCATTTTGTTAAAGGGAATGATTACATTATTTGCTTCCAGTTCCTTCTGACGTCGGCGGGCCCGCGTTTCAATATCTGCCGTCAAAAAAAATTTCTTATCTGCATCCGGGAAAATTACCGTGCCGGCATCGCGCCCGTCGATCACATATCCGCCCGGTTTGCCGATAGCTTGTTGCTGCTTTACTAGAAATTGCCGCACCTCTCTGATGCTGGATATGGCGCTGACGTGTTTTGTCACCTCCACACCGCGAATATCTTCGGAAACGTCTTTACCGTTTAAAATAGTTTTTTGTACTCCGTCTGCGTAGGTAAGATCAATTTGGATTTCTGGGAGCAAAGAAACAACATTAGTCGCGATGGAAGGATCGATTTTTTTCAAAAGAACCATTAAAGTTATCGCCCTGTACATGGCTCCCGTGTCAAGATATGCGTAACCTAGGCGCTTTGCCAATTGTTTGGCCGTCGTACTTTTACCGGAGCCCGCAGGTCCGTCCAATGTGATAATAAGCTTTCGTGCAGACATTTATTGTTAAGCTAAGCCAACCGCTTTCTTTAAAGCTTGAACCTCCGGCGGGCGTAAATTTCTCCATTGCCCGTATTTAAGTTTGGCAAGATGAAGCGGACCGTATTGTGTTCGATGCAGTTCGCGGACTTTGAAGCCGAGTTTCCGAAACATCCGTTTGACTTGTTTATTTTTACCTTCATGAATCGTGATCTGAACAACTTCTTTACCAAGTTTAATCGCTTTGCAAGGCGCCGTTTTTCCGTCAATAAGAACGACCCCTTTTCGTAAATAACTGAGTTCTTGTTCATTGATCTTCTTGTTGAGCACCGCTACATACGTTTTTTCCACGCCAAATTTCGGATGAGAAAGTCGAAACGTCAGTTCACCGTCATTGGTCATCAAAAGTAATCCCGTTGTATCATAATCAAGGCGACCCACTGGAAATACACGATCGGATATACGAACAAGGTCAATGACGGAATCTCTTCCTTTTTCGTCTTTGACTGTTGTGACATAATTCAGCGGTTTGTGTAGGAGGATGTAAACATCTTTTGTCTTCACATGAACGGGCCTCCCGTCCACCTCCACTTTATCCAGCTCAACGTCTACAAACGTAGACAAATCGCTTACCGTATTGCCGTTTACCGTAACACGGCCTTCTTTAATGACTTCATCGCAACTGCGCCGGCTGGCGACGCCGGCAGTTGCCAGATATTTATTTAATCTCATAGTGTAACGCGTAAACTTTTTATTCTAAAATTGATCTGCGGCAATCTTATTTTTTTCTGAGGTTTCAGGCTCCTTGCCTCCCGTTTTTGTGATTAACGTTCCCAGGTCCGGTTTGGCGGACAAGGCTTTTTTGAATGAATCCTGCCAGCGGAAACCAAATTCTGCAATCTCTCCGGGCTCCTTGATCGATTTGATATGTATAATACATTCCGTAAGAATTTCTTTCTGTGAAGCAGTATCAAAAGGCGCGCCGAATACCTGCCCGAATGGAAATCGAACTAATACGGTTCGCGGCGGTTTTACATTCTTCAATACCGTTCGCAATGATCCGATTACGATGGTGCTGATTTCCGCTTCTTCGATTTCGCGGGCTAACAGTCCTGCTGTTTGATGACTAAGAGGCCCGACTGCCGATATGATAACCACGTCGACAAGAAATTTTTGCAGCGTTTTAATAATTCTGGGAACCGTTTCGTCGAGAAACCCTTTCGGATCTTTTATCTCGCCCATCACGCTGAAGTGAATCTCGGAAACGGAACTTATTCTTTTTTCCTTTTCCATTTCCAATAATCGGTCCAGGGGAAATATACAATTATAATCAAGTCCGGCGCCATTCTTTAACTCAATTACTTTGTGAGAAACACGAATATCCTGCTGCGTGACGTCCTTCTTAATTTCACGGTACGATGCATCGCCGTTATCGTCGCCCAAATTATAGTGTTTCGTCAGCTTCCAGTTGTATAATCCGGCCGTCGTAATCAGAGCTACTTTGGCTTCGCTCAGATTCTTCGATAAATGTTTCCATGGTGCGTCATTATTGACGATCCATGTGTAATCTCTTAAAAATCTAGTGTCCATAATTGCCCCGCTTAGTATCTTGCAGTTTAGTGATTAGTGGGATCCGAATATTGTTCAGGATCAAATTTGTTTTCTTTTAACAAAGTATCTATTTCTTTAAAGTCTTCTCTGAGTGAATCATCCTTTGAATTCATATCGCTTTGCTTGCTACCATCATTCGTTAGCTGCTTCTCAGTGAAATCGAGTTCGAGAGTTTCTGCAAATTCCTTATCTTCTTTAAGGATGTCTTCAATTTCTTTTAATTTAGGAAGTTCTGCGATTTCAAACAAACCAAAGTGTTCCAAAAAAGCCTTCGTGGTACCAAAAAGCAAAGGCCTCCCAGGCGCATCTTCGCGGCCAACTACGGTAAGAAGATTTTTTTCCATTAACGAACGCAATGTCCAGTCGGCGTTGACGCCGCGAATTTTTTCAATTTCTGCGCGTGTGATCGGCTGACGGTACGCCACGATGGCAAGTACTTCAAGCGAAGATTGTGACAGTTTTTTTTCTGCCTTCGCCTTAAACAGACGGCTCACCCATTTGTCAAACTGCGGATGGGTTGCATATTGATATCCCCCCGCTAATTTGACGATGCGGAGCGTGTGATTGACGTTTTGATAATGTTTGTTCAGTTGGTCGATCGCCTCTTCGACGGATTTGGAGCCTATTTCATCTTTTTGAATACACTCGACAATGCGCTCTATCGGCAAGGGCTCGGTTGATGCAAAAATGATCGCCTCAATGATGTTTTGTAAATCAATTCCATCAACAGTAATTTGTTCGGAACTCAACGTTTTTAGTACCTCCGTATTAGAAACTATTTGGAAAATATCTTTCGTACTATCGACACGATCTTATGGAAAAAACTCCTCCATCGCGTCACTTTCTTTTCAGGCTCTTTTTCTTTTTTAACCACTGCCGGTTCTTCAGCAAACGAAACCTTGCCGGCGGTAGATTCCGTAAGCTCAGGTACAACCGTTTCATCTCGTACTGCCAGATTCTCAATTTCAGAAATTTCGGTTTCAAATCTATTTTGGTCCTCAGTAGGAGAGGTGGCAACTTCCGTTTTTCTAAAATCGCTTTCTTCTGTTTCTATATTTTTTTCGGGTATTGTTTTTTGGTTTACTTGCACGTCTGTGTCAGTTTGTTCTTCAGCATGCACTTCATAATGTTCAGTTTCAAAAACCTGTTTGTCTGCATTACCACTTTCATCTTGAGGCAGTGTTTCTTTAACATTTTCAGTGACGGATTCATCTTTCTTAAGATCACTCGGTATCTGATGATATATTTCGTCGCGATTAAGCTCTGTTAAATACACTTTTTCTTTATTAGCTGCGTTAGTTGTGGTTTCATCGTCTGAAGAGTTCTGGCCAAACTCCTGACCCTTTTCATTCGATATGTCATTAACAAGTACCCGTTCATCGTTTATTGGTTCAGTTACT
Proteins encoded in this window:
- a CDS encoding carboxymuconolactone decarboxylase family protein, with amino-acid sequence MKKKKTRSPKLPSHYSKFLKNYPEVAEHYTNLSNEAKKVGPLNPKTRALIKLGISIGLKHEGAVHSHTRKSLEAGASAVEIRQAVILSLTTIGFPSMMAALSWVNDVLEQR
- a CDS encoding protein kinase, with amino-acid sequence MTTETKISSLGRYQIEDVLGQGAMAIVYKAVDPRIDRAIAIKALNIHSGLSEEQAKQFQERFIYESKLAGKLMHPNIVAIYDAEEDQGISYIAMEFVNGKTLEEIIQKSVEYTPAQKLDIIIQICDGLSYAHKHGIIHRDIKPGNIIVTQDGHPKITDFGIAKAVASTTTVMGTILGTPGYMSPEQITGKSVDHRSDIFSLGTVFYEFLTSEKAFPGKNLTEILYRVVNENPIPPSIVNPGLQDGLNDVILKSLAKNPDDRFQNIGELEEVLKHIKANRTVAFSRTKLLFRTGEQIILQSLFGKFYEWFGNRIFSMISFFWAVIATIVCLSMIFTQSNGESKLAKALSDEKPASLRMKLNVPDAAVLIDDQQYNMSGPILEIDSISVGEHRVYATRENYQPYETAIIFGKGETKNIDAHLKLLPVEIPSGVDTSYVSIVSVPAMVKVETSYGKFLGYTPIDSLIFPAGKYTFIFSKEDHLIKRRDVSLRKSRLTRTDLTLDRMRGFVSLEKVYPENAYILVDGKRLNRNYKENKYSLDVGEKKILIHADGYEEWAKNITVTAEETLELIDSLKPTYGSLLIKSNPSGADVYLDEQEQAEGKTPLQIDGLLASSHKIKAVYKNEKKTQTVKVAKDDTTESAVVFSYPNGFLELTTDPPGADIYLNTVREYGQITPALKEVKPGFYKVRLVHSKFRKYYEITVRVKAQQATKIDYKFE
- a CDS encoding (d)CMP kinase, producing the protein MSARKLIITLDGPAGSGKSTTAKQLAKRLGYAYLDTGAMYRAITLMVLLKKIDPSIATNVVSLLPEIQIDLTYADGVQKTILNGKDVSEDIRGVEVTKHVSAISSIREVRQFLVKQQQAIGKPGGYVIDGRDAGTVIFPDADKKFFLTADIETRARRRQKELEANNVIIPFNKMAEEINARDSFDENRDESPLVKPADAMVIDNSNMTPEEQVDYIIRLIQD
- a CDS encoding rRNA pseudouridine synthase codes for the protein MRLNKYLATAGVASRRSCDEVIKEGRVTVNGNTVSDLSTFVDVELDKVEVDGRPVHVKTKDVYILLHKPLNYVTTVKDEKGRDSVIDLVRISDRVFPVGRLDYDTTGLLLMTNDGELTFRLSHPKFGVEKTYVAVLNKKINEQELSYLRKGVVLIDGKTAPCKAIKLGKEVVQITIHEGKNKQVKRMFRKLGFKVRELHRTQYGPLHLAKLKYGQWRNLRPPEVQALKKAVGLA
- the scpB gene encoding SMC-Scp complex subunit ScpB gives rise to the protein MFQIVSNTEVLKTLSSEQITVDGIDLQNIIEAIIFASTEPLPIERIVECIQKDEIGSKSVEEAIDQLNKHYQNVNHTLRIVKLAGGYQYATHPQFDKWVSRLFKAKAEKKLSQSSLEVLAIVAYRQPITRAEIEKIRGVNADWTLRSLMEKNLLTVVGREDAPGRPLLFGTTKAFLEHFGLFEIAELPKLKEIEDILKEDKEFAETLELDFTEKQLTNDGSKQSDMNSKDDSLREDFKEIDTLLKENKFDPEQYSDPTNH